Within Triticum dicoccoides isolate Atlit2015 ecotype Zavitan chromosome 1B, WEW_v2.0, whole genome shotgun sequence, the genomic segment TATCATGTGCTGGGTGTAACTGTAAACTAGAGCATGAAAGCGAGCTGTTGCTAATGGCGACGCAGGCTCACTCGTGGTCTTTGGGGATGATCTTGAGCTTCTCCTTGATGACCCCGTTCATGATGCCGCCGAGGGTGTTGGTGGTGTTGGAGCCGGCTTCCTCATGGCTGCCGCCGAGGTACGTCGAGTACTTCATCACTTGCGCGTTGCTCGACGTCGTCGGAGCCGACGAGGTCGCTGGTAGGTCCGCCGCCACCGGGTCCATGCCGGCGTCGAGCAGGAAATTGTACATGTCCTGCAAATTGAAATTGCATTATTGCTATCCGTCagcaaaggaaatgacaagcacaaGGGTCAAAGAGTCAACACTCACGACGCTGGCGCTCTTGGAGTCAATGAAATCCAACAGCTCCGACCACGACCCCTGCGAGTCGGCCAGCCGCCCGGCCGCGATTTGCTCCTTCACCGTCGCCGCCTTCCTGAGGCCACAATTCGCGCGCGCATGTGACCGGGCAgtttgttttcaatttaattttttcTTCCGAAAAGAAAGCCCCGggaagcatgcaatgcaacaactgaGAAATTTAAGAGGACGGTGCAGTCGTGTTTACTTCTTGGCGGCGTCGCCGGCGTTGTCGTCGAGCCTCGAAACCTCCAGGAGCAGCGGCGCGTAAGCGAGCTGCACCGATCCAATTAAACCACCAATCAGTTCCACACACTAGATCGTGCGCTCTCCAGCAAATGACCGATTTGCTCACCGTGAAATCCTCCGGCGAGACCCAGCTATCCCCGAGCGCGACGCCTGCGAGCTTGATCTTgaggtcgccggcacggacggccCTTGCGACGGAGACGCCGAGTGTGGCCGCGTACTTTCCGCCGTAGGACTCGGCGACAAGGAAGAGGGGGCTCCCCTGCTGCAGGGTGGGCAGCTCCTTGACGAGCGCCTTGAGCAGCGTGGTGGCGTCCGTGGCCGCCTGCCAGTCAGTCGTCACCAGCAGGCTGTCGTCCTCAACGTAACTGTACCCGACCCCCACAGGGTTGTCCTGCCATTGACGCACGTACTCGGTTGGTAAGGTATCGCAGCCAAAAAACAGCGAGGCGAGAGAAAGAAGACGAGGGCGTCAAGGTGTGTGGTAGGGATACCACGAAGATGAGGTCGGCCTTCTGCAGCCACGTCGAGTTTCGAGGCTTCAGGTTGACGTCGAGGGGCCCGATCTCCATGAAGTTGCCGATGCCCACCCCCGACGCTCCCTGAGACCAATAATAAGATGAAAGACCGAGATGATTAGCTCTTGCTGAAGCCAGAATTCTTGCATGAGAAGCTGGCAGAGGGGAGGAAGATGGACCGTACGGGACCGCCCTGTAGCCAGAGGACGGTCGGCCATGGCCTGGACGGCGTCGACACCCTCTGGGGGCTCTTGTAGTACCACCAGAACAGGTGGGCCTCTGCAGCGCAGAAACAGAGTTTCAGAAGAATTCTCGCGTAAAAGATGAGAGAAAATTGGGATCGAGATGCTGCAAAATGCAAGCGACAGAGCAGGCCGTTACTTGGTCGGACTTCGACGAATCCCCAGAGCTCCGTGCCGTCGGGGTTGCCGGCGGTGACGGAAGCCGCCGAGCTGGCCCGGAGCAGGGAGATGCAGAGGAGTAGCGAAAGCAGAGCAAGCAGAGGTCGACCGTGCTTGTCCATTTCCATGTGGCGAGTGGCTTGTGGTTTCTGAGTGCGAGTGGCACGTACTGTGGCCAGCAACAGTCTAAATAGGCGGCGCCTCACCGTCCCATCCCGTTATCCCACGCGTGGGCGACGAGGTATACCCGTATAGACAACCCACTGTTGTATGGAATATCAACGAATCATTGATCTCGTGTTGTTTCTCACTGTGATTTTTTACATTTGCTGTTCATCACCCAGCTAGTGGCAACATTCCAGCACGTTTGTCGATTGGTTATCGCATGAAGGACtggtctttatatatatatatatatatatatatatatatatatatatatatatattccagcACGTTTGTCAATTCATCAAACATCATGGCAATATAAAGAATACCGAAAATACAATAAATTACATTTATATCCATAGACCACCTACCGATGACTACAAGCACTCGAGCCAGATAAAGTCACGTTGCCGTCGTCGCCCCTCCCTTattggagccgggcaaaccttgttttAGTAGACACTCGGAAAGTTGTCGTGCTAAGGTCCAAAGGACCAGCGCACTAGAACAACAACCGGCACCGATGAAGAGAAGcgagatcaaaaggatcaaacATATAGACACAAGTACGCAGACGAACAAAAATCAGACCAAAGCAGATCCATCGAAGACAAACACCAAGTAATTTTCGTGAGATCCAccgaagacacacctccacacacttTCTGATGATGCTAGACGCTCCATCGGAACGGCTAGGCGGGGAGAATCTCATTCCATTTTCAGTGAGCCGCCACCGTCTTgctttcctgagcaggacacaaaccctagataaactaaaaaaaactaaaaaagatcAGGAGGCCTACCGCCGGCAAGGGACGCGATCCACCACACCTTCATGGCCCAAAACCACAGAAGACGAGACGGATCGGCGACGGCGCCAAGAAGAGGTGGGAAATCCTAATTGGAACCACTCTAGTACATGAGGTATTTCGGGACAGACTCTATGAATGGTTATCGGAGGCACAAAAGACCAGCCGCCCCCAGGGCGCCTTTTTTTTTTCCGCCGGGCGAACGAAAATCTCCCAGCCGCGCCCCTAAATCCTCGTTTTCCGCCGGATCGGGCCGAAATTATATCCGGCGAACCCAAGCTGAAACCAACGCATCGGCGGGTGCCTGGCTGAAGCGAAAAGGCACGTTGACCCGCACTGTCGGCGACACCGTTCGATTTTCCCGCCGTTTTTTCACCTTTCCCTCCTTTTTCGTCCCACCAACCCCCATCTCCCCCGCAGCTCCCGCCATTCTCCCCAGATCTGCTCGCCATGCTGCCGAAGAAGTACGCGATCCCTCGCCTAGCCACCGATCCCACCCAGCCAAAGCCGACGAACGCCCAGTAGGGTGCCGACGTTGATCGCCGGGCGATGGTCGCCAACGATCGGCAAAACAGGCTCAACATGAAGAAGGCCAGGGATGTGGCGGCGGAACGAGAGGAGGCGTCTCGCGTGGCCATGGTGAACGAGAGCCAACAACTTCTGCCTCAACAGGCAGGCCAGTACACACAAGGAGCGTGGGGTAGCCTGCAGAGCGTTGCGTCGCCGGACAACCGATGTCTACTacgcaatcttcttcttgtagactgttGTTGGGCtcaaagcgcagagttttgtaggaaagtTAGCAATTATCCCttaggtggatgacctaaggtttatcaatccttgggaggcataggatgaagatggtctctctggaacaaccctgcaaccaaatacaagaaatctcttgtgtcctcaacacacccaatacaatggcaaattgtataggtgcactagttcgacgaagagatggtgatacaagtgtagtatggatagtagacataggtttttgtaatctgaaaatataaaaacagcaaggctagtaacaaaagtgagcaaaaacggtattgcaatgcttgaaaacagggtctagggttcatactttcactagtgcaaaatctctcaacaggataacataattggatcatataacaatccctcaacgtgcaataaagaatcactccaaagtttctatcggagaacataggacgaaaatgtgcatcaaccccaatgcatagattaccccaatgtcacctcgggaatccgagagttgagtgccaaaacatacatcaagtgaatcaatagaacatcccactgTCACCccagatatcccatcgcaagacatacatcaagtgttcccaaatccaatactcaatccaacataagaaacctcaaagagcaagactcaattcatcacaagaaggtagagagggaaaaacaccataagatccaaatatattaacaaagctcacggtacatagagatcgtgccaaatcaagaacacgagaggcagagagaccaaacacatagatactggtacataccctcagccacgagggtgaactactccctcctcgtcatgaagaccgccgggatgatgaagatggcctccggtgaagatttccccctccggcagggtgccagaacgggctcccgattggtttttcgtggctgcggaggcttgcggcggcggaacttccaatctagggttgtttttggaggtttctatatttataagaatttttggcgttggaaacaagtcaggggggtgcccgaggggcccacaagcttgggaggcgcgcccccaggcttgtggcctcttGGTCACTTCCTGGCCCAGTTCTGGTACTTCGGGggcctcttttggtccataaaaaatcaacgtaaattttcagcccattcctaaaacttttatttctgcacaaaaaacgacaccatggtagttctgctgaaaacaacgttagtccgggttagttctaataaaatcataccaaaaccatataaaattgttgcaaacatggcatgaatacttc encodes:
- the LOC119334499 gene encoding serine carboxypeptidase-like 51 isoform X3, which encodes MEMDKHGRPLLALLSLLLCISLLRASSAASVTAGNPDGTELWGFVEVRPKAHLFWWYYKSPQRVSTPSRPWPTVLWLQGGPGASGVGIGNFMEIGPLDVNLKPRNSTWLQKADLIFVDNPVGVGYSYVEDDSLLVTTDWQAATDATTLLKALVKELPTLQQGSPLFLVAESYGGKYAATLGVSVARAVRAGDLKIKLAGVALGDSWVSPEDFTLAYAPLLLEVSRLDDNAGDAAKKKAATVKEQIAAGRLADSQGSWSELLDFIDSKSASVDMYNFLLDAGMDPVAADLPATSSAPTTSSNAQVMKYSTYLGGSHEEAGSNTTNTLGGIMNGVIKEKLKIIPKDHEWHELSDPVYNALVNDFMKPRIDEVDELLSYGVDVTVYNGQLDVICSTKGAEAWVQKLKWDGLKNFLSLPRQPLSCGSSKVTKAFVRSYKNLHFYWILGAGHFVPADQPCIALSMIAGITHSPAG
- the LOC119334499 gene encoding serine carboxypeptidase-like 51 isoform X2, which encodes MEMDKHGRPLLALLSLLLCISLLRASSAASVTAGNPDGTELWGFVEVRPKAHLFWWYYKSPQRVSTPSRPWPTVLWLQGGPGASGVGIGNFMEIGPLDVNLKPRNSTWLQKADLIFVDNPVGVGYSYVEDDSLLVTTDWQAATDATTLLKALVKELPTLQQGSPLFLVAESYGGKYAATLGVSVARAVRAGDLKIKLAGVALGDSWVSPEDFTLAYAPLLLEVSRLDDNAGDAAKKKAATVKEQIAAGRLADSQGSWSELLDFIDSKSASVDMYNFLLDAGMDPVAADLPATSSAPTTSSNAQVMKYSTYLGGSHEEAGSNTTNTLGGIMNGVIKEKLKIIPKDHEWHELSDPVYNALVNDFMKPRIDEVDELLSYGVDVTVYNGQGIVCVWLEGALNVLDVICSTKGAEAWVQKLKWDGLKNFLSLPRQPLSCGSSKVTKAFVRSYKNLHFYWILGAGHFVPADQPCIALSMIAGITHSPAG
- the LOC119334499 gene encoding serine carboxypeptidase-like 51 isoform X1, with amino-acid sequence MEMDKHGRPLLALLSLLLCISLLRASSAASVTAGNPDGTELWGFVEVRPKAHLFWWYYKSPQRVSTPSRPWPTVLWLQGGPGASGVGIGNFMEIGPLDVNLKPRNSTWLQKADLIFVDNPVGVGYSYVEDDSLLVTTDWQAATDATTLLKALVKELPTLQQGSPLFLVAESYGGKYAATLGVSVARAVRAGDLKIKLAGVALGDSWVSPEDFTLAYAPLLLEVSRLDDNAGDAAKKKAATVKEQIAAGRLADSQGSWSELLDFIDSKSASVDMYNFLLDAGMDPVAADLPATSSAPTTSSNAQVMKYSTYLGGSHEEAGSNTTNTLGGIMNGVIKEKLKIIPKDHEWHELSDPVYNALVNDFMKPRIDEVDELLSYGVDVTVYNGQMTQLYEARRDLLDQGRGGMGAKAQMGRAEELPEPAAAASVLRIIQGHQGLRQVLQEPAFLLDPRRWPLRACRPALHCAEHDRWHNPLSSRLGEEEDPDQILSAG